The proteins below come from a single Streptomyces spongiicola genomic window:
- a CDS encoding polyprenyl synthetase family protein: MPERWDPAGFKGRIDALLADFVSEEAGRLLAVDEALRPVADQLRASVGHGKRLRAAFCYWGWRAAGQPDSDTMVRAAASMELVHAAAIVHDDLIDDSPLRHHLPTAHMALRSAVTGRPRANAAARSLAMLVGDHLMALAGQLFATSGLPAAYLARARPMWGELARELIAGECLEILKSGTRPDTGVSLKVVRFKTAKYTVEHPLLIGGLLAGAARELRAGLSAYGLPLGEAFQLRDDLLGLFGETERTGKAALDDIRGHRPTALLAQAWESAGPGQRGQLALLLGRHDLDEGHLRRARELIRALKAPEQVEDMIASRVGEAVGHLDGLDLPGAARQALTELARLATDRRH, translated from the coding sequence ATGCCTGAGCGCTGGGACCCGGCCGGGTTCAAGGGCCGGATCGACGCACTGCTGGCCGACTTCGTATCCGAGGAGGCCGGACGGCTCCTCGCCGTCGACGAGGCGTTGCGGCCGGTGGCGGACCAGTTGCGGGCCTCGGTAGGGCACGGCAAGCGACTACGTGCCGCCTTCTGCTACTGGGGGTGGCGTGCCGCCGGCCAGCCCGACAGCGACACGATGGTCCGGGCGGCCGCCTCGATGGAACTGGTCCACGCCGCGGCGATCGTCCACGACGACCTCATCGACGACAGCCCGCTGCGCCACCATCTGCCCACGGCGCACATGGCGCTGCGGTCCGCCGTCACCGGCCGCCCCCGGGCGAACGCCGCCGCCCGGTCACTTGCCATGCTGGTCGGGGACCACCTGATGGCGCTGGCGGGCCAGCTGTTCGCCACCAGCGGTCTCCCCGCGGCCTACCTCGCCAGGGCCCGGCCCATGTGGGGAGAACTCGCCCGGGAGCTGATCGCGGGCGAGTGCCTGGAGATCCTCAAGTCCGGCACCCGACCCGACACCGGCGTGTCCCTGAAGGTCGTCCGCTTCAAGACGGCCAAGTACACCGTCGAGCACCCCCTGCTCATCGGTGGTCTGCTCGCGGGCGCCGCCCGGGAGCTGCGTGCCGGCCTCTCCGCGTACGGGCTGCCGCTGGGGGAGGCGTTCCAGCTGCGTGACGACCTGCTCGGCCTCTTCGGCGAGACCGAACGCACCGGCAAGGCCGCCCTGGACGACATCCGCGGTCACCGGCCCACCGCCCTGCTCGCCCAGGCCTGGGAGTCCGCCGGGCCGGGGCAGCGCGGGCAACTCGCGCTCCTGCTGGGACGCCACGACCTCGACGAGGGGCACCTGCGTCGGGCGCGGGAGCTGATACGCGCGCTCAAGGCGCCGGAACAGGTGGAGGACATGATCGCTTCCAGGGTGGGGGAGGCCGTCGGCCACCTGGACGGACTCGATCTTCCCGGCGCGGCGAGACAGGCCCTGACCGAACTGGCCCGGCTGGCCACCGACCGCCGGCACTGA
- a CDS encoding oxygenase MpaB family protein yields the protein MTCTEASMDALRRSGDELADAVVATLFERGEVGTFNSLMRHVTTAGSPLPEGLPDVAREYLQATSAPPSWVDWGEMERARLFFIDNNVHIATALSFASMPACYVVPHVARLLSATHGLDYPSKRMAETGQFTVYLMQPDAFEAGSRFIPAAQKVRLLHASIRHHLKREDRWDTAALGTPICQEDMIGGQMFFSLLVLDSLHRLNIHMSTEGAEAYFYAWRVVGAMLGVDQDAVPKNLEEARRFLDLYMLRHMGPSAEGAHLTRQLIDLYEEVVPGTFFDPVVSALIRYLIGDTCADWLEVPRTAWDNVAKIVPTLLGVLESIEDRSPLGAWALDRLGHLTTVLELSSLTRGRVMHYAIPEQLKKDFGVGGSVPRTHRWTPPAPTVAG from the coding sequence ATGACCTGTACCGAAGCCTCGATGGACGCCCTGCGCCGGTCCGGGGACGAACTCGCGGACGCCGTCGTGGCCACTCTCTTCGAACGCGGCGAGGTCGGCACGTTCAACTCGCTGATGCGCCACGTCACCACCGCCGGATCACCACTGCCCGAGGGACTGCCCGACGTCGCCCGAGAGTACCTCCAGGCGACCAGCGCCCCGCCCTCCTGGGTGGACTGGGGGGAGATGGAGAGGGCGCGGCTGTTCTTCATCGACAACAACGTCCACATCGCCACCGCGCTCTCCTTCGCCTCCATGCCCGCCTGCTACGTCGTCCCGCACGTCGCCAGGCTGCTCTCGGCCACCCACGGTCTGGACTACCCGTCGAAGCGGATGGCCGAGACGGGCCAGTTCACCGTCTACCTGATGCAACCCGACGCCTTCGAGGCCGGCAGCCGGTTCATCCCGGCCGCGCAGAAGGTGCGTCTGCTGCACGCGTCGATCCGCCACCACCTCAAGCGTGAGGACCGCTGGGACACCGCGGCGCTCGGGACGCCGATCTGCCAGGAGGACATGATCGGCGGGCAGATGTTCTTCTCCCTCCTGGTCCTCGACAGCCTGCACCGCCTGAACATCCACATGTCCACCGAGGGCGCCGAAGCCTACTTCTACGCCTGGCGCGTGGTCGGCGCGATGCTCGGCGTCGACCAGGACGCCGTACCGAAGAACCTGGAGGAGGCCCGGCGGTTCCTCGACCTGTACATGCTGCGCCACATGGGCCCCTCCGCAGAGGGCGCGCACCTGACCCGGCAGCTGATCGACCTCTACGAGGAAGTCGTCCCCGGCACCTTCTTCGACCCCGTCGTCTCCGCCCTCATCCGCTACCTCATCGGCGACACCTGCGCCGACTGGCTCGAAGTGCCCCGCACCGCCTGGGACAACGTCGCCAAGATCGTCCCGACCCTGCTGGGTGTCCTGGAAAGCATCGAGGACCGCTCCCCGCTCGGCGCGTGGGCCCTGGACCGCCTCGGCCACCTCACCACCGTCCTCGAGCTGTCCTCCCTCACCCGGGGCCGGGTCATGCACTACGCCATCCCGGAGCAGCTGAAGAAGGACTTCGGGGTCGGCGGCAGCGTGCCGCGCACCCACCGCTGGACGCCACCCGCGCCGACCGTGGCCGGGTGA